A region from the Vicia villosa cultivar HV-30 ecotype Madison, WI linkage group LG3, Vvil1.0, whole genome shotgun sequence genome encodes:
- the LOC131657681 gene encoding uncharacterized protein LOC131657681: MKTYLPGMIIDLETLPAFSNEGSQLGDKMIFHRLFWAFQPCIHGFAYCKPIVQVDGTWLYGRYKGTLFMVVAQDGNGNIFPIAFAIVEGETKDAWSFFLRNLRSHVTPQPNLCLISDRHPSIKSAYDDSANGWQNPPSSHVYCIRHITQNFMRAIRDKELRKKLVNMGYALTESTYNYYRTEIRQTNRDALEWIENIPREKWARAFDRGQRRGQMTTNLAEAMNSVLKAIRNLPIASLFSATYFWMGALFGQRGHEWTKRLTSGQTFTDKCIKGMTEEVNKASSHNVYQFDRERFYFMVAERINRNDGRPTGTYGVDLRKRTCDCGKFQAFHLPCSHVIAACESIRQDYTIHIPDVFKIQHVFKVYQQSFQILPHQDNWSQYRGPTLCYDETMRRKKRGRPNSTRIRTEMDDVEKEKRMCGICREVGHIRSKCPNVVGPSNRPT; encoded by the exons ATGAAAACATATCTGCCTGGAATGATAATAGACTTGGAAACGTTACCTGCATTTTCAAACGAAGGAAGCCAGTTGGGTGATAAGATGATATTCCATCGTCTATTTTGGGCTTTTCAACCATGCATCCATGGTTTTGCCTATTGCAAGCCAATTGTTCAAGTCGACGGAACATGGTTGTATGGAAGGTACAAAGGGACATTGTTTATGGTTGTGGCGCAGGATGGGAATGGTAACATTTTTCCAATTGCTTTCGCTATTGTCGAGGGTGAAACCAAGGATGCTTGGAGTTTTTTCCTTCGTAATCTAAGAAGCCACGTGACACCCCAACCCAATCTATGCCTAATATCAGACAGACATCCATCGATTAAAAGTGCCTATGATGATTCTGCAAATGGATGGCAAAATCCTCCGTCTTCACATGTCTATTGCATCAGGCATATCACGCAAAATTTTATGCGTGCGATTAGAGACAAGGAACTACGTAAAAAACTCGTCAACATGG GATATGCATTGACGGAGTCAACGTACAATTACTATAGAACCGAAATTCGTCAGACAAATAGAGATgctttggagtggattgaaaatatCCCCAGGGAGAAGTGGGCAAGGGCGTTTGATAGAGGGCAACGACGGGGACAGATGACGACTAACCTTGCAGAAGCAATGAACTCTGTGCTAAAGGCAATCAGAAATCTTCCAATAGCGTCTTTGTTTTCGGCCACATATTTTTGGATGGGAGCATTATTTGGTCAACGCGGACATGAATGGACAAAGAGGTTGACATCAGGCCAAACTTTTACAGACAAGTGTATCAAGGGGATGACTGAAGAAGTCAATAAAGCAAGCAGTCATAATGTTTACCAGTTTGACCGGGAGAGGTTCTATTTTATGGTGGCCGAAAGAATAAACCGCAACGATGGTCGACCAACTGGTACTTACGGTGTTGATCTGCGAAAAAGAACATGTGATTGTGGAAAATTTCAAGCGTTCCATTTGCCTTGCTCACATGTGATTGCAGCATGTGAAAGTATACGCCAAGACTACACCATTCACATACCCGACGTGTTCAAGATACAGCATGTTTTTAAAGTCTACCAACAAAGCTTCCAGATCCTCCCACATCAAGACAATTGGTCGCAATATAGAGGGCCTACTCTTTGTTATGACGAAACTATGCGTAGGAAAAAAAGAGGCCGCCCTAACAGTACTCGGATTCGAACCGAAATGGACGACgtggaaaaggaaaagagaatgtGTGGGATATGTCGTGAAGTAGGCCATATCCGAAGTAAATGTCCAAATGTAGTAGGCCCGTCCAATAGGCCTACTTAA
- the LOC131657682 gene encoding uncharacterized protein LOC131657682 — protein MAQRNIICSVHYNGVISNDLTNGFSFSNTETKRFKVHCRADFMHLKERIETKLQLPVSEIIYRLPLFNGDSGIIFYVMKPIEDDDGVKVMFECHNSFAPLDDIELYVHIVSPPINQSQESHSHQYGMSQPTDEEPTQNNEPFIPDEQVDEYSEDEIQEVQYEDLFGDDNDPDIVEPSQPTIARPISMYAPPDHMRNICLEEAQSESIFGSHITNYSHVDLYEEMEIEDKEECVAAIQHWHITNNLDYWVYKSDTKRYVIKCTNPTCQFKCRASVRKKNSKWMIGKLSGPHVCTTTSMSQDHRQLTSDIVSHCIRDLLNTDPSIKVKLIISHITGKYGYNISYRKAWIAKVKAIESLYGNWETSYNDLPRWLLVMKR, from the coding sequence ATGGCTCAGAGAAACATTATTTGTTCAGTGCATTACAATGGTGTTATCAGTAACGATCTAACCAACGGTTTTTCGTTTAGCAATACCGAAACAAAACGTTTCAAAGTCCATTGTAGAGCCGATTTTATGCATTTGAAGGAACGGATCGAAACAAAATTGCAACTtcctgtaagtgaaattatttatcGACTTCCGTTGTTTAATGGAGACAGCGGTATCATTTTTTACGTCATGAAACCAATAGAGGACGACGATGGCGTTAAAGTGATGTTTGAATGTCACAATTCGTTTGCTCCTCTTGACGATATCGAGCTATATGTTCATATTGTTAGTCCTCCCATTAACCAATCGCAAGAGTCGCATTCGCATCAATACGGTATGAGCCAACCCACTGATGAAGAGCCAACACAAAACAACGAACCATTTATACCCGACGAACAAGTGGACGAGTACAGTGAAGATGAAATACAAGAAGTGCAATATGAAGATCTTTTTGGTGATGACAATGACCCTGATATTGTTGAGCCGTCGCAGCCTACAATTGCACGACCGATTAGCATGTACGCCCCACCGGATCACATGCGAAATATCTGTTTAGAAGAGGCACAGTCTGAATCAATATTTGGTTCGCACATAACAAACTATAGTCATGTTGATTTATATGAGGAAATGGAGATTGAAGACAAGGAGGAGTGCGTTGCTGCTATACAACATTGGCATATCACCAATAATCTTGATTATTGGGTATACAAATCTGATACGAAGAGATATGTCATCAAATGCACAAATCCAACTTGCCAATTCAAATGTAGAGCATCAGTTCGCAAGAAGAATTCTAAGTGGATGATAGGTAAGTTGAGTGGACCACATGTCTGCACAACCACTTCAATGTCGCAAGACCATAGACAACTTACCTCAGATATTGTCTCTCACTGCATCAGAGATCTGCTTAACACCGACCCATCAATTAAGGTAAAGCTCATAATTTCTCATATAACAGGAAAGTATGGTTATAATATATCTTACAGGAAAGCGTGGATTGCAAAGGTAAAGGCCATAGAATCCTTGTATGGAAACTGGGAGACATCTTACAATGACCTTCCACGATGGTTACTGGTAATGAAAAGGTAA